The following proteins come from a genomic window of Micromonospora zamorensis:
- a CDS encoding phytoene desaturase family protein translates to MTTTAAHSADAVVVGAGHNGLVAANLLADAGWEVVVLEATATPGGAVRSAEVTAPGYLSDLYSSFYPLGYASPVLAGLDLGQQGLSWRHSPDVLAHLLPDGRAAVINRDPDVTAASLEQFAPGDGKRWLNAYTDWLDVAGPMLETITTPFPPVRGGLGLLRQLRVAGALRLARRLVVPVRKLGDELFDGPGGPALLAGCALHTDLSPEEAGSGVYGWLLAMLGQQVGWPVPAGGAQQITNALVARLQQRGGAILYGAHVDRVLTARGRAMGVRTRGGTLWRAHRAVLADVPAPALYLDLVGAAALPSRLVEDLAHFRWDGSTLKVDWALSAPMPWTNQQLAGAGTVHLGADLNGLTHYAGELARGELPRDPFLLVGQMSVADPSHSPPGTESLWSYTHLPFRRDWRAEDVAGHVQRMEDVLEEAAPGFRQLIVGRHVAGPADLEKGNPSLVGGTLGGGTAAAYQQLFLRPIPGLGRADTPVDRLFLASASAHPGGGVHGAPGANAARAALARDRALTGRAYAAAIATAHRAVYPD, encoded by the coding sequence ATGACTACCACCGCCGCGCACAGCGCGGACGCCGTCGTCGTCGGTGCCGGTCACAACGGCCTGGTGGCGGCGAACCTGCTGGCGGACGCCGGCTGGGAGGTGGTGGTGCTGGAGGCCACCGCGACACCTGGCGGCGCGGTCCGCTCCGCCGAGGTGACCGCGCCCGGCTATCTGAGCGACCTCTACAGCTCCTTCTACCCCCTCGGGTACGCCTCACCGGTGCTCGCCGGCCTGGACCTGGGTCAGCAGGGGCTGTCCTGGCGGCACTCGCCCGACGTGCTGGCGCACCTGCTGCCGGACGGCCGGGCCGCCGTGATCAACCGGGACCCGGACGTCACAGCCGCCTCGCTGGAGCAGTTCGCCCCGGGCGACGGCAAGCGCTGGCTCAACGCCTACACCGACTGGCTCGACGTGGCCGGGCCGATGCTGGAGACCATCACCACGCCGTTCCCGCCGGTCCGCGGAGGGCTCGGTCTGCTGCGTCAGCTGCGCGTCGCCGGCGCGCTGCGGCTGGCCCGGCGCCTCGTGGTGCCGGTCCGCAAGCTCGGCGACGAACTCTTCGACGGCCCCGGCGGGCCGGCCCTGCTGGCCGGCTGCGCCCTGCACACCGACCTGTCCCCGGAGGAGGCCGGCTCCGGGGTGTACGGCTGGTTGCTGGCCATGCTCGGCCAGCAGGTCGGCTGGCCGGTGCCCGCCGGAGGCGCGCAGCAGATCACCAACGCGCTGGTGGCGCGGCTGCAACAGCGCGGCGGCGCGATCCTCTACGGCGCCCACGTCGACCGGGTGCTCACCGCCCGGGGCCGGGCGATGGGCGTACGCACGCGGGGCGGCACGCTGTGGCGGGCCCACCGGGCCGTGCTCGCCGACGTGCCGGCGCCAGCGCTCTACCTCGACCTCGTCGGCGCGGCAGCGTTGCCGTCGCGGCTGGTGGAGGACCTGGCGCACTTCCGCTGGGACGGTTCGACACTCAAGGTCGACTGGGCGCTGTCCGCGCCGATGCCCTGGACGAACCAGCAGCTGGCCGGGGCCGGCACCGTGCACCTTGGCGCGGACCTGAACGGGCTGACCCACTACGCGGGCGAGCTGGCCCGAGGTGAGCTGCCCCGGGACCCGTTTCTGCTGGTCGGGCAGATGTCCGTGGCCGACCCGAGCCACTCCCCGCCGGGCACCGAGTCGCTCTGGTCGTACACCCATCTGCCGTTCCGCCGGGACTGGCGGGCCGAGGACGTCGCCGGGCACGTGCAGCGCATGGAGGACGTGCTGGAGGAGGCGGCCCCGGGTTTCCGGCAGCTCATCGTCGGCCGGCACGTGGCCGGGCCGGCCGACCTGGAGAAGGGAAACCCGAGCCTGGTCGGCGGCACCCTCGGCGGTGGCACCGCTGCCGCGTACCAACAGCTCTTCCTGCGTCCGATCCCCGGCCTGGGCCGGGCGGACACTCCGGTGGACCGGCTCTTCCTGGCCAGCGCGTCGGCGCATCCCGGCGGCGGCGTGCACGGCGCTCCCGGTGCGAACGCCGCCCGCGCGGCGTTGGCCCGCGACCGCGCCCTCACCGGGCGTGCCTACGCCGCGGCCATCGCGACGGCCCACCGCGCCGTCTATCCCGACTAA
- a CDS encoding DUF6401 family natural product biosynthesis protein, with translation MRVPFNRVASRTAVDSARSTLAALTVSIGTVGLTAAAARPGLLALVDQHAAAVRDSLDGDRQPLTAAALAGYAEGVREAALEHGWTPPGGPVDWSEPEWLLTRLLAVCAMARSLDGA, from the coding sequence ATGCGTGTGCCGTTCAACCGGGTCGCCTCCCGTACCGCCGTCGACTCGGCGCGGTCTACCCTGGCCGCCCTCACCGTCTCCATCGGCACTGTCGGGCTGACCGCCGCCGCGGCGCGACCGGGGCTGCTGGCCCTCGTCGACCAGCACGCGGCCGCCGTCCGGGACAGCCTCGACGGGGACCGTCAACCGCTGACCGCCGCGGCGCTCGCCGGCTATGCCGAGGGGGTCCGCGAGGCTGCCCTGGAGCACGGGTGGACGCCGCCGGGTGGGCCGGTCGACTGGAGCGAGCCGGAATGGCTGCTCACCCGACTGCTCGCGGTCTGCGCGATGGCCCGCTCGCTCGACGGGGCCTGA
- a CDS encoding polyprenol monophosphomannose synthase: MIEPVQLPSPWQDARLTVVVPTYNEAGNLPTLVERLLALPLPGLRILVADDNSPDGTGDVADKLAIEHPDRIEVVHRAGKEGLGRAYVDGMGRAIEGGAEYVAQMDADLSHPPEALPGMLGALLSTQASVVIGSRYVPGGELDENWPLYRRALSGWANLYVHTLLRVRIRDLTAGFKVWRADALRDIGLNRVQSNGYSFQVEMHYLATKLGHTILEVPIRFEERQEGLSKMTTATKVESALMPFRLRSKHRNITR; the protein is encoded by the coding sequence ATGATCGAGCCTGTGCAGCTGCCGTCGCCGTGGCAGGACGCACGTCTGACCGTCGTCGTGCCCACCTACAACGAGGCGGGCAACCTGCCCACGCTGGTGGAGCGACTTCTCGCACTGCCGCTGCCTGGTCTGCGCATCCTCGTCGCCGACGACAACTCCCCCGACGGCACCGGCGACGTGGCCGACAAGCTGGCCATCGAGCATCCGGACCGGATCGAGGTCGTGCACCGCGCCGGCAAGGAGGGCCTCGGCCGCGCGTACGTCGACGGGATGGGACGGGCGATCGAGGGCGGCGCCGAGTACGTGGCGCAGATGGACGCCGACCTGTCGCACCCGCCGGAGGCTCTGCCGGGCATGCTGGGCGCGCTGCTCTCCACCCAGGCCAGCGTGGTGATCGGTTCCCGCTACGTGCCCGGTGGCGAGCTGGACGAGAACTGGCCGCTGTACCGCCGGGCCCTCAGCGGCTGGGCGAACCTCTACGTGCACACCCTGCTGCGGGTACGCATCCGGGACCTGACCGCTGGCTTCAAGGTCTGGCGAGCCGACGCGCTGCGCGACATCGGCCTGAACCGGGTGCAGTCCAACGGATACAGCTTCCAGGTGGAGATGCACTACCTCGCCACCAAGCTGGGGCACACCATCCTGGAGGTGCCGATCCGCTTCGAGGAGCGGCAGGAAGGCCTCTCCAAGATGACCACCGCGACCAAGGTGGAGAGCGCCCTGATGCCGTTCCGCCTACGCAGCAAGCACCGCAACATCACCCGCTGA
- a CDS encoding mechanosensitive ion channel family protein, translated as MLKTLAVRQADIGDAIADTWRSVLLFIPKAVAFIVILVVGWLIARAVLKIVDTVLERVHFDQAVERGGIKRALERTKYDASDILARLAYYAVLLFTLQFAFGVWGPNAISDLISGVVSWLPRAFIAIVIVVVAAAIANAVRDLVTGALGGLSYGKVLADLAAIFIIALGVIAALNQVGIATTVTTPVLIAVLATVAGILIVGVGGGLVKPMQKRWDGWLDRAAQEARAVQQQRQATAAGRSDVERQMADRGGDRTQAMPRVDEAQQYRS; from the coding sequence ATGCTGAAAACCCTCGCGGTCCGGCAGGCCGATATCGGCGATGCCATCGCCGACACCTGGAGGTCGGTGCTGCTCTTCATCCCGAAGGCAGTGGCCTTCATCGTCATCCTCGTGGTCGGCTGGCTCATCGCCAGAGCCGTCCTCAAGATCGTGGATACGGTGCTGGAACGGGTGCACTTCGACCAGGCCGTCGAACGGGGCGGCATCAAACGGGCCCTGGAGAGAACGAAGTACGACGCCAGCGACATTCTGGCCAGACTGGCGTACTACGCCGTACTGCTGTTCACGCTGCAGTTCGCCTTCGGAGTCTGGGGGCCCAACGCGATCAGTGACCTGATCAGCGGCGTGGTGTCCTGGCTGCCACGTGCGTTCATCGCGATCGTCATCGTGGTGGTGGCGGCTGCGATCGCCAACGCTGTCCGGGATCTGGTCACCGGGGCGCTGGGCGGGCTCTCGTACGGCAAGGTCCTGGCCGACCTGGCGGCGATATTCATCATCGCTCTCGGCGTGATCGCCGCGCTGAACCAGGTGGGTATCGCCACCACGGTGACCACTCCGGTGCTGATCGCGGTGCTCGCCACTGTGGCTGGCATCCTGATCGTCGGTGTCGGTGGCGGCCTCGTGAAGCCGATGCAGAAGCGCTGGGACGGCTGGCTGGACCGGGCCGCCCAGGAGGCCCGGGCGGTGCAGCAGCAGCGTCAGGCCACGGCGGCCGGACGGAGCGACGTGGAGCGGCAGATGGCCGACCGCGGGGGCGACCGCACCCAGGCGATGCCTCGGGTGGACGAAGCCCAGCAGTACCGCTCGTAA
- a CDS encoding DUF2795 domain-containing protein, with amino-acid sequence MERGNSKHGPRIDEQMSQEVSGLVQGPGTGGSRVDESRVPEPAGEDQPETTTAPAGDLRTGTPQGMSSTDVEQRSRLGRFISMSALPGDRLVLIASARENEAPDDIVAALERLPEGTVYQTVSEVWAALGNKNETTRW; translated from the coding sequence ATGGAGCGTGGCAACAGCAAGCACGGACCGAGGATCGACGAACAGATGAGCCAGGAGGTCAGCGGCCTCGTGCAGGGGCCGGGGACCGGTGGCTCTCGGGTCGATGAGTCGCGGGTGCCGGAACCGGCTGGCGAGGACCAGCCGGAGACGACCACCGCCCCGGCCGGCGACCTGCGCACCGGCACCCCGCAGGGGATGAGTTCCACGGACGTCGAGCAGCGCAGCCGGCTCGGCCGGTTCATCTCGATGAGCGCGCTGCCGGGCGACCGCCTGGTGCTCATTGCCAGCGCCCGGGAGAACGAGGCGCCCGACGACATCGTGGCGGCGCTGGAACGGCTGCCCGAGGGCACCGTCTACCAGACGGTCTCCGAGGTGTGGGCCGCGCTCGGCAACAAGAACGAGACAACTCGCTGGTGA
- a CDS encoding SpoIIE family protein phosphatase: MPGTVGRVPMPATPGPGAPTGSGAAAAVLAHDWADTPLGPPESWDMAIRVVVELILASPMPMALAYGDDLVLLYNAGYAELLGTKHPSALGRPAAEVFAEIWALPGVGEVIERSYRQGEPFLEKESTLPLVRGYSPTVEQAVFTRGYSPVRDSAGQIVGVLAVAAETTHVTEQLQSLSEVAAALAGTLTLDDVARVALRYAITTFDPDQVSFAVDEGGGGWRMVRRVRGELLDEADERLPPLWRRAPADWSAPVVQAARSGGPSFVRDGQPLRETAVDRHDQKIRSMAALPLGTSVVRGGLAVGYQVPHTWSPAERALLAASAELIGQAAERARRFETQHGTAQLLQRSMLPEHLPDLPRLRIAARYDPGVDGNAAGGDFYDAFLLPDGTLGVVLGDVAGHDVQAAARMGQVRAALRALALSDPAPGAVLAGLDRLVTSLGVEAGTHELFVTVVFGVIDAERRQLTLASAGHPAPLIRRGDPEGRSHAEYVDVPAGPPLGLGGRPGTTTVEFRPGDTLLLFSDGVVERRRQSLTAGLTTLSDAVAKAGSGDPRALCAVATAAVPGGTEDDVAVLAVEHALKPSRSASMEVPAEPTAPSRVRHWMTGQLTEWQVPESVIGAAVLCTSELTTNALLHAGTAARVEIDLSPERLLVSVADSGTRGTVTRARTDTLSSRGRGLGLIEELSDAWGTDPSVRGSTVWFEILTPPAAHS, from the coding sequence ATGCCAGGAACGGTCGGGCGAGTCCCCATGCCAGCAACCCCGGGCCCGGGTGCACCCACCGGCTCCGGTGCGGCCGCTGCCGTGCTCGCCCACGACTGGGCCGACACCCCGCTGGGCCCGCCCGAGAGCTGGGACATGGCGATCCGGGTCGTGGTCGAGCTGATCCTCGCCTCGCCGATGCCGATGGCCCTGGCGTACGGCGACGACCTCGTGCTGCTCTACAACGCCGGTTACGCCGAGTTGCTGGGCACCAAGCACCCGAGCGCCCTCGGCCGCCCGGCAGCAGAGGTGTTCGCGGAGATCTGGGCGCTGCCCGGCGTGGGTGAGGTGATCGAGCGCAGCTACCGGCAGGGCGAGCCGTTCCTGGAGAAGGAGTCCACCCTGCCGTTGGTTCGTGGGTATTCCCCGACCGTGGAGCAGGCGGTCTTCACCCGGGGCTACTCGCCGGTGCGCGACAGCGCCGGGCAGATCGTCGGCGTGTTGGCGGTCGCGGCCGAGACCACCCACGTCACCGAGCAGTTGCAGAGCCTCAGCGAGGTGGCTGCGGCGCTCGCCGGCACGCTCACCCTCGACGACGTGGCCCGGGTGGCGCTGCGCTACGCGATCACCACGTTCGACCCCGACCAGGTCTCGTTCGCGGTCGACGAGGGCGGTGGCGGTTGGCGCATGGTGCGCCGGGTCCGTGGCGAGTTGCTGGACGAGGCCGACGAGCGGCTTCCCCCGCTCTGGCGACGCGCTCCGGCGGACTGGTCGGCCCCGGTGGTGCAGGCGGCGCGCTCCGGCGGCCCGTCGTTCGTTCGGGACGGGCAACCGCTGCGGGAGACCGCTGTGGACCGCCACGACCAGAAGATCCGCTCGATGGCGGCCCTCCCCCTGGGCACCTCGGTGGTGCGCGGCGGGCTGGCGGTCGGCTACCAGGTCCCGCACACCTGGTCCCCCGCCGAGCGGGCACTGCTGGCCGCCTCGGCCGAGCTGATCGGCCAGGCCGCGGAGCGGGCCCGCCGCTTCGAGACCCAGCACGGCACGGCTCAGCTGTTGCAGCGCAGCATGTTGCCGGAGCACCTGCCAGACCTGCCCCGGCTGCGGATCGCGGCCCGTTACGACCCGGGGGTCGACGGCAACGCGGCCGGCGGCGACTTCTACGACGCGTTCCTGCTGCCCGACGGCACGCTGGGCGTGGTGCTGGGCGACGTCGCCGGGCACGACGTGCAGGCCGCCGCGCGGATGGGGCAGGTCCGGGCCGCGCTGCGCGCGCTGGCCCTGTCCGACCCGGCACCGGGCGCGGTGCTGGCCGGGCTGGACCGGCTGGTGACCAGCCTGGGCGTGGAGGCCGGCACCCATGAGCTGTTCGTCACCGTCGTGTTCGGGGTGATCGACGCGGAGCGGCGGCAGCTGACCCTGGCCAGTGCCGGCCACCCCGCCCCGCTCATCCGCCGGGGCGACCCGGAGGGCCGCTCCCACGCCGAGTACGTGGACGTCCCCGCCGGGCCCCCGCTCGGTCTGGGCGGCCGGCCGGGCACCACGACTGTCGAGTTCCGCCCGGGCGACACCCTGCTGCTGTTCAGCGACGGGGTGGTGGAACGTCGCCGGCAGAGCCTGACCGCCGGGCTGACCACCCTCAGTGACGCCGTCGCGAAGGCCGGCAGTGGCGACCCACGCGCCCTCTGCGCGGTGGCCACCGCCGCGGTTCCGGGCGGCACCGAGGACGACGTGGCCGTGCTGGCGGTCGAGCACGCGCTCAAGCCGAGTCGCTCGGCGAGCATGGAGGTGCCCGCGGAGCCGACCGCCCCCAGCCGGGTCCGGCACTGGATGACCGGCCAGCTGACCGAGTGGCAGGTGCCCGAGTCGGTGATCGGTGCGGCGGTGCTGTGCACCAGCGAGCTGACGACCAACGCGCTGCTGCACGCTGGCACCGCCGCCCGGGTGGAGATCGACCTCAGCCCCGAGCGGCTGCTGGTCTCGGTCGCCGATTCCGGCACCCGGGGCACCGTGACCCGGGCCCGCACCGACACGTTGAGCAGTCGTGGGCGCGGGCTCGGCCTGATCGAGGAGCTCAGCGACGCCTGGGGCACCGACCCGTCGGTCCGCGGCTCCACGGTCTGGTTCGAGATCCTCACGCCGCCAGCCGCGCATTCCTGA
- a CDS encoding SRPBCC family protein, translating into MSGVTEHVDVAVPVRTAYDQWTQFEEFPQFMEGVQEVRQLSDTMTHWTVDIAGVKREFDAEITEQLPDERVAWRSTGGTQQAGVVTFHRLDEDKTRVTLQLEFEPHGVVEQAGDKLGIVDRRAKGDLERFKTFIERRGQETGAWRGSVDRPQP; encoded by the coding sequence ATGAGTGGCGTAACCGAACATGTCGACGTTGCCGTGCCCGTACGCACCGCGTACGACCAGTGGACGCAGTTCGAGGAGTTCCCGCAGTTCATGGAGGGCGTGCAGGAGGTCCGGCAGCTCTCCGACACGATGACCCACTGGACGGTGGACATCGCCGGGGTGAAGCGTGAGTTCGACGCCGAGATCACCGAGCAGCTCCCCGACGAGCGGGTCGCCTGGCGCTCGACCGGTGGCACCCAGCAGGCCGGTGTGGTGACCTTCCACCGGCTCGACGAGGACAAGACCCGGGTCACCCTCCAGCTCGAGTTCGAGCCGCACGGGGTGGTCGAGCAGGCCGGTGACAAGCTCGGCATCGTCGACCGGCGCGCCAAGGGCGACCTGGAGCGGTTCAAGACCTTCATCGAGCGGCGCGGTCAGGAGACCGGCGCCTGGCGTGGGTCGGTGGACCGTCCCCAGCCGTGA
- a CDS encoding MFS transporter, whose amino-acid sequence MSTTPPRPRASLLLLAYLAFVSLGLPDGLLGVAWPSIRGDFGVPTEAVGWVLTAGTVGYLTSSVLAGFTLARVGVGALLAGSTLLASLALTGYSVSPVLAVLVGCALLLGLGSGAVDSGLNAYAAGAFGPRHMNWLHAFFGLGVAIGPLIMTAVLSGGLAWRWGYGIVAGAQILLAIAFALTVRAWQRRVPASTEAADVTPAETPAVVRLPVRATLRLPAVWSGTVAFALYVAIEVSAGLWAFLLLTEGRGLSAEVAGGCVSAYWGSLFVGRVVQGVVAERLGAGLVLRASLAGMAVGALLIAVPGPAVLAVAGLVVVGFAAAPVFPLLTLTTADRVGAAHADRAIGLQIGASGIGAALVPAGLGVLIGNTSVQVLGSALLVLALALIVLYEWGARRSTGRPTAHPVPAQTGGEGQPTSGPVRPVVDGR is encoded by the coding sequence GTGTCCACCACGCCTCCACGGCCCCGTGCCTCGCTGCTCCTGCTGGCCTACCTCGCGTTCGTCAGCCTCGGCCTGCCCGACGGCCTGCTCGGCGTCGCCTGGCCGTCGATCCGGGGCGACTTCGGTGTCCCGACCGAGGCGGTCGGGTGGGTGCTGACCGCCGGCACCGTCGGCTATCTCACCTCCAGCGTCCTGGCCGGGTTCACACTGGCCCGGGTCGGCGTGGGCGCGCTGCTCGCCGGGAGCACCCTGCTGGCCAGCCTGGCGCTGACCGGCTATTCCGTGAGCCCCGTGCTGGCCGTGCTGGTGGGCTGTGCGTTGCTGCTCGGTCTCGGGTCCGGCGCGGTCGACTCCGGGCTCAACGCGTACGCCGCCGGGGCCTTCGGCCCGCGCCACATGAACTGGCTGCACGCCTTCTTCGGCCTGGGCGTGGCGATCGGTCCGCTGATCATGACTGCGGTGCTGAGCGGCGGCCTGGCCTGGCGCTGGGGTTACGGCATCGTGGCCGGAGCCCAGATCCTCCTCGCCATCGCCTTCGCGCTCACCGTGCGAGCCTGGCAACGTCGCGTACCGGCCAGCACGGAGGCGGCCGACGTCACACCCGCCGAGACTCCGGCGGTCGTCCGGCTTCCGGTCCGGGCGACGCTGCGACTGCCGGCGGTCTGGTCGGGGACGGTCGCCTTCGCGCTGTACGTGGCCATCGAGGTGTCCGCCGGCCTCTGGGCGTTCCTGCTGCTCACCGAGGGGCGTGGGCTGAGCGCCGAGGTGGCCGGCGGCTGCGTCTCCGCGTACTGGGGCAGCCTCTTCGTCGGCCGGGTCGTGCAGGGGGTGGTGGCCGAGCGGCTGGGGGCCGGCCTGGTGTTGCGCGCCAGCCTGGCCGGGATGGCCGTGGGCGCGTTGCTGATCGCCGTTCCCGGGCCGGCCGTGCTGGCGGTGGCCGGCCTGGTCGTGGTCGGGTTCGCCGCCGCGCCGGTGTTCCCGCTGCTCACCCTCACCACCGCCGACCGGGTCGGCGCGGCGCACGCGGACCGGGCAATCGGGCTCCAGATCGGCGCGTCCGGCATCGGCGCCGCGCTCGTCCCGGCCGGCCTCGGTGTCCTGATCGGCAACACGTCGGTGCAGGTGCTGGGCTCGGCCCTGCTGGTGCTCGCGCTGGCGTTGATCGTGCTGTACGAGTGGGGCGCTCGTCGCTCGACCGGCCGGCCCACCGCACACCCGGTGCCCGCGCAGACCGGCGGGGAGGGTCAGCCGACGTCGGGGCCGGTCCGTCCGGTGGTGGACGGGCGGTAG
- a CDS encoding aldehyde dehydrogenase family protein, giving the protein MYTVAQLVGGVWGAGGDGGELVVRDPADDSPVSTVPVATADEVGKATQAARNAAAQWAATAPAERAAALHRAADAVAAVTEELAEAVTAEMGKPLADARGGVEAGVGTLRQYAELAPLRGGRTLNGEADALDFLTPQPRGVVAAITPWNDPVAVSCGLLGAALVTGNVVLYKPSERTPATGWLLARALDQALPAGVLSLLTGGPEVGAALAAQDVDVVAHVGSTATGRAIAAAAARTGAKVLLENGGSDPLIVDAGVDPEWAAGQAAMGAFANAGQICVAVERIYVHREVAGAFVAALARHAEALRVGPGRDPGTELGPLVDRRHRDHVHGQVAAAVAAGARALVGGEVPDGPGAFYPATVVTDCRHDMPLVREETFGPVAPVVVVDSFDEALRCAADSPYGLAATVLTASMSHVQRAWRELPVGTVKVNAVFGGAPGGAAHPRRASGQGFGYGPELLDEFTATKAVHIEAPGGGHW; this is encoded by the coding sequence ATGTACACGGTTGCGCAGTTGGTGGGTGGGGTTTGGGGCGCCGGCGGCGACGGCGGTGAACTGGTGGTGCGTGACCCGGCGGACGACTCGCCGGTCAGCACCGTGCCGGTGGCCACCGCCGACGAGGTCGGCAAGGCGACCCAGGCGGCCCGCAACGCGGCGGCCCAGTGGGCGGCGACCGCTCCGGCCGAGCGGGCAGCGGCGCTGCACCGGGCCGCGGACGCGGTCGCGGCGGTCACCGAGGAGCTGGCGGAGGCGGTCACCGCGGAGATGGGCAAGCCGTTGGCGGACGCCCGCGGCGGCGTCGAGGCGGGCGTCGGCACCCTGCGACAGTACGCGGAGCTGGCCCCGCTGCGCGGCGGGCGGACGCTGAACGGCGAAGCCGACGCGCTGGACTTCCTCACCCCGCAGCCACGCGGTGTGGTCGCCGCGATCACCCCCTGGAACGACCCGGTTGCGGTCTCCTGTGGGCTGCTCGGCGCGGCCCTGGTGACCGGAAACGTGGTGCTCTACAAGCCGAGCGAACGGACGCCGGCGACGGGTTGGCTGCTGGCGCGTGCGCTGGACCAGGCGCTGCCGGCCGGTGTGCTGTCACTGCTCACCGGCGGCCCGGAGGTCGGTGCGGCGCTGGCGGCGCAGGACGTCGACGTGGTGGCTCACGTCGGGTCCACCGCGACCGGGCGGGCGATCGCCGCCGCCGCGGCCCGCACCGGCGCCAAGGTGCTCCTGGAGAACGGGGGCAGCGACCCGTTGATCGTCGACGCGGGCGTCGACCCGGAGTGGGCGGCCGGTCAGGCCGCGATGGGCGCGTTCGCCAACGCCGGGCAGATCTGTGTGGCGGTCGAGCGGATCTACGTGCACCGGGAGGTGGCCGGGGCCTTCGTGGCCGCGCTCGCGCGTCACGCCGAGGCGCTGCGCGTCGGGCCGGGTCGGGACCCGGGCACCGAGCTGGGCCCGCTGGTCGACCGACGGCACCGCGACCACGTGCACGGGCAGGTAGCGGCGGCGGTTGCGGCCGGCGCTCGGGCGCTGGTCGGCGGCGAGGTGCCGGACGGGCCGGGGGCGTTCTACCCGGCCACTGTGGTCACGGACTGCCGGCACGACATGCCGCTGGTGCGGGAGGAGACGTTCGGGCCGGTCGCGCCGGTGGTGGTCGTCGACTCGTTCGACGAGGCGCTGCGCTGTGCCGCGGATTCCCCGTACGGGTTGGCCGCCACGGTGCTGACCGCGTCGATGAGTCACGTGCAGCGGGCCTGGCGTGAGCTGCCGGTGGGCACTGTCAAGGTCAACGCGGTGTTCGGGGGCGCGCCGGGTGGCGCCGCGCATCCGCGCCGGGCCAGTGGGCAGGGCTTCGGGTACGGCCCGGAACTGCTGGACGAGTTCACCGCCACGAAGGCGGTGCACATCGAGGCACCGGGCGGCGGGCACTGGTGA
- a CDS encoding ChaB family protein codes for MPGREDLPSTLRRSPEKAQRTWEKTHDSAVETYGEGQRSHRTAFAAVKHQFEKVGDHWEPKDRKGPSDQQAAGGGPERRAPTAGGVDANATKDHLLSVARKLDVPGRSSMTKPDLVKAIEKANDRATRKARGD; via the coding sequence ATGCCCGGGCGCGAAGACCTGCCCAGCACGCTGCGGCGCTCCCCGGAGAAGGCGCAGCGCACGTGGGAGAAGACGCACGACTCGGCGGTGGAGACCTACGGCGAGGGGCAGCGGTCGCACCGCACCGCCTTCGCAGCGGTGAAGCACCAGTTCGAGAAGGTGGGCGACCACTGGGAGCCGAAGGACCGCAAGGGCCCGAGCGACCAGCAGGCCGCCGGCGGCGGGCCGGAACGGCGAGCACCCACCGCCGGTGGGGTGGACGCCAACGCCACCAAGGACCACCTGCTGTCGGTGGCCCGCAAACTTGACGTGCCCGGTCGGTCCAGCATGACCAAGCCGGACCTGGTCAAGGCCATCGAGAAGGCCAACGACCGGGCCACCCGCAAGGCTCGCGGCGACTGA
- a CDS encoding YihY/virulence factor BrkB family protein yields MTTTEPGTTREGAHGTRGVPRRMRQLSWRTWRGVLVRSVQNFVNDNCSDWAAALTYYGVLAVFPSAIVIVALVGLVSSGEQTVDTIVELASQVGAGSVLSDDEDGVVGVIRTVVLDQSNPKLLLSFGLLGALWSASGFIGAFTRASNAIYGVDEGRPVWKLRPLQIGLAAITLVLLAVVALGLIVSGPVTDAVGDLINAGGLARTVWSVAKWPALAMIMMSLLSLLFWIAPNVRQPRFRWLTPGGAVALVSWALASFGFGLYVTNFSSYDTTYGSLGAAIAFLVWLYLSNSALMLGVQINAEVQRGRQLQAGDQDPEDPVLPPRKPADD; encoded by the coding sequence ATGACGACCACGGAGCCCGGTACGACGCGCGAGGGCGCACACGGCACGCGGGGGGTTCCCCGCCGGATGCGGCAGCTGAGCTGGCGGACCTGGCGCGGGGTGCTGGTCCGCAGCGTGCAGAACTTCGTCAACGACAACTGCTCGGACTGGGCCGCCGCACTGACCTACTACGGGGTCCTGGCGGTCTTTCCGTCCGCCATCGTGATCGTGGCCCTGGTCGGTCTGGTCTCCAGCGGCGAGCAGACCGTCGACACCATCGTCGAGCTGGCCAGTCAGGTGGGCGCCGGGTCGGTGCTCAGCGACGACGAGGACGGCGTGGTCGGGGTGATCCGCACGGTGGTGCTCGACCAGAGCAACCCCAAGCTGCTGCTGAGCTTCGGCCTGCTCGGTGCGTTGTGGTCCGCGTCGGGTTTCATCGGCGCGTTCACCCGGGCCTCCAACGCCATCTACGGGGTGGACGAGGGCCGGCCGGTCTGGAAGCTGCGGCCGTTGCAGATCGGCCTGGCCGCGATCACCCTGGTGCTGCTCGCGGTGGTCGCCCTCGGGTTGATCGTGAGCGGCCCGGTCACCGACGCGGTCGGCGACCTGATCAACGCCGGAGGTCTGGCGCGCACGGTGTGGAGCGTGGCGAAGTGGCCGGCGCTCGCCATGATCATGATGTCGCTGCTGTCGCTGCTGTTCTGGATCGCGCCGAACGTGCGTCAGCCCCGGTTCCGCTGGCTCACCCCGGGTGGCGCGGTGGCACTGGTCTCCTGGGCGCTGGCCTCCTTCGGTTTCGGCCTCTACGTGACCAACTTCAGCTCGTACGACACCACCTACGGCAGCCTCGGGGCGGCCATCGCGTTCCTGGTCTGGCTCTACCTGTCCAACTCCGCGCTGATGCTGGGCGTGCAGATCAACGCCGAGGTGCAGCGCGGTCGGCAGTTGCAGGCCGGCGACCAGGACCCGGAGGACCCGGTGCTGCCGCCCCGCAAGCCCGCCGACGACTGA